In Bdellovibrionales bacterium CG10_big_fil_rev_8_21_14_0_10_45_34, one genomic interval encodes:
- the fabZ gene encoding 3-hydroxyacyl-[acyl-carrier-protein] dehydratase FabZ gives MDICGIQEILPHRYPFLLVDRVLKREKKNPNENHVGDRIVTLKNVTLNEPFFVGHFPHLPVMPGVLQIEALAQSCGLLAHIPHPEGKKWDVFILGVDNAKFRKQVTPGDTLIMKAEIIKARTALYVFSCSAEVEGETVSQAELMAKMFA, from the coding sequence ATGGATATCTGCGGGATTCAAGAAATCTTGCCACATAGGTATCCATTTCTCTTGGTTGATCGAGTTTTGAAACGAGAGAAAAAGAATCCAAATGAAAATCACGTTGGTGACCGGATTGTTACATTAAAGAATGTGACTTTGAATGAGCCTTTCTTTGTAGGTCACTTTCCTCATTTGCCGGTAATGCCTGGAGTTTTACAGATTGAAGCTTTGGCCCAATCTTGCGGGTTGCTTGCTCATATCCCCCACCCAGAGGGAAAGAAGTGGGATGTATTTATTCTGGGCGTCGACAATGCTAAGTTTCGTAAACAAGTAACGCCCGGAGATACTCTCATTATGAAGGCGGAGATCATTAAAGCACGCACGGCCCTTTATGTCTTTAGTTGTTCAGCAGAGGTAGAAGGCGAAACAGTCTCACAGGCGGAGTTAATGGCAAAAATGTTTGCCTGA
- a CDS encoding glycosyltransferase family 9 protein, whose product MLLVHLGALGAVVRSTSLLEPIAKKHPGCQIFWVTERPEILGDHPGIYQKLNLSFESLMQLTPIQFEAAYIVDKDIRAAGFVDNLSVKKTFGFVSDQNGVVVPATKAADRLWQLGIDNNEKFFVNKKSEAQLLCESLELEYWRSQYSLPLSETEKALSSRRRLEWLSKNNDFKCKITKNEIPWATKRGSLSHYNSRNEAQLPVRLLLGFNTGCSNVIPYKKMTVEGSAQLINLIHQTFTGVRVVLLGGKEDLERNKQILDLSPGAIMSPHDLGLRDGLSSIAACDLVLSGDSLGMHFAISQRKWTIAWFGPTCSHEIDLFDCGYKVIANVPCGPCWKRSCDRPVMCYDHVPEVEILKGIEKGLHYLEKQNFGHPNSLSRRSTPVDSPIERS is encoded by the coding sequence ATTCTTTTGGTGCATCTCGGGGCTCTCGGTGCCGTTGTTCGCTCAACATCATTGCTTGAACCTATTGCGAAGAAGCATCCTGGTTGTCAAATCTTCTGGGTTACTGAAAGGCCAGAAATTTTAGGTGATCACCCCGGCATCTACCAAAAGCTCAACCTCTCTTTTGAATCGCTCATGCAATTAACACCAATACAGTTTGAAGCAGCCTATATTGTCGACAAAGATATTCGCGCCGCTGGGTTTGTCGACAACCTTTCAGTAAAAAAGACTTTTGGATTTGTATCTGACCAAAACGGAGTCGTTGTACCTGCTACCAAAGCAGCTGATCGGCTCTGGCAACTCGGAATAGACAATAATGAAAAATTCTTTGTTAACAAAAAGTCCGAAGCGCAATTGCTCTGTGAGAGTTTAGAGTTAGAGTACTGGCGTTCGCAATACAGCCTTCCACTTTCTGAAACAGAAAAGGCACTGTCCTCTCGCCGCCGCTTAGAATGGCTTTCCAAAAACAACGACTTTAAATGTAAAATCACAAAGAATGAGATTCCATGGGCCACCAAGAGGGGTTCGCTTTCCCACTATAACAGTCGGAACGAAGCTCAGCTCCCGGTTCGTCTATTACTTGGATTCAATACGGGCTGCAGCAATGTTATACCTTACAAAAAGATGACCGTAGAAGGGTCAGCTCAGCTCATTAATTTAATTCATCAAACTTTCACCGGCGTCCGCGTTGTGCTTTTGGGCGGAAAAGAAGATCTAGAAAGAAATAAGCAGATTCTGGATCTTTCACCCGGAGCAATCATGTCGCCCCATGACTTGGGCTTAAGGGATGGGCTTTCATCGATAGCTGCATGCGATCTCGTGCTCTCTGGCGATTCATTGGGGATGCATTTTGCCATTTCTCAACGAAAGTGGACCATTGCTTGGTTTGGACCCACATGCTCCCATGAAATCGATCTATTTGATTGCGGCTACAAGGTGATTGCAAATGTTCCGTGCGGTCCCTGCTGGAAGCGCAGTTGTGATCGACCGGTTATGTGTTATGATCACGTGCCAGAAGTCGAAATTCTTAAAGGTATCGAAAAAGGATTGCACTATCTTGAAAAGCAAAATTTTGGTCATCCAAACAGCCTTTCTAGGCGATCTACTCCTGTCGATTCCCCTATTGAGAGAAGTTAG
- the pilB gene encoding type IV-A pilus assembly ATPase PilB: protein MAAKNLGELLVTENVIGVDQLEQAKKEQRLNGGRLGAALVKLGHINDKQLAEFLSKQYQVPSIDLNNFEIDHTILKTIPKEVCEKYSVIPIQKAGSSIVVAMADPGNLHARDDLAFLLRAKIEVVVASEKEINQSIERYYGGNVSYESIMTEIEQTVSGGEETAAQVEIVDVDRHDKDSPIIKFVNLMLTEAINMRASDIHIEPYEKRMRVRFRIDGVLYEKVQPPQGIATALSSRIKVMAKLDISEKRRPQDGRIKINIKGKKEMDFRVSVLPTVNGEKIVLRLLDQSNLQLDMSLLGFEPDEVEIFTRAIFLPNGMVLITGPTGSGKTTTIYSALATLNTTDRNISTAEDPVEFRIDGINQVQMNADVELNFASALRSFLRQDPDIIMVGEIRDYETADIAFKAALTGHLVVSTLHTNDAPQTVNRLLNMGFEPFLVSSAINLIVAQRLVRRICPKCKVPEKVEDEILLEMGFKKEEIGTFEPMKGVGCEACSEIGYKGRVAVYEMLEFSEAFKSGIFQNLNPSQLKTLAMKSGMRSMRQSGLLKIKAGATTVEEVLETTVRDEVVDLEPKVELKVEQAG from the coding sequence GTGGCAGCTAAAAATTTAGGAGAACTACTTGTCACCGAAAATGTCATTGGCGTTGATCAACTGGAACAAGCAAAAAAAGAACAGCGGCTAAACGGCGGTCGACTGGGAGCAGCTCTCGTCAAACTTGGCCATATTAATGATAAGCAGCTCGCGGAATTCCTTTCAAAGCAATATCAAGTGCCGTCCATCGATTTAAACAACTTCGAAATTGATCACACAATACTTAAGACAATTCCTAAGGAAGTTTGTGAAAAGTACAGTGTGATTCCCATTCAAAAAGCGGGCTCTAGTATTGTGGTAGCGATGGCTGACCCGGGAAACTTGCACGCAAGAGACGATTTGGCTTTCTTACTAAGAGCAAAAATTGAAGTTGTTGTCGCCTCCGAAAAGGAAATCAATCAGTCCATCGAGCGATACTATGGCGGCAATGTCAGCTACGAATCAATCATGACGGAGATTGAGCAGACAGTTTCTGGCGGGGAAGAAACAGCCGCTCAAGTAGAAATCGTCGATGTGGATCGACACGATAAAGACTCACCTATTATAAAATTTGTTAACCTCATGTTAACTGAGGCCATAAATATGCGGGCCTCAGATATTCATATCGAACCATATGAAAAAAGAATGAGAGTTCGTTTTAGAATCGACGGAGTGCTCTACGAAAAGGTTCAGCCCCCTCAAGGTATTGCTACAGCACTATCTAGTCGGATCAAAGTTATGGCTAAGCTAGATATCTCAGAAAAGCGCAGACCGCAAGATGGTCGCATCAAGATCAATATCAAGGGCAAAAAAGAAATGGATTTTCGTGTAAGTGTGCTTCCGACGGTCAACGGAGAGAAAATCGTGCTACGCCTCCTTGACCAAAGCAATTTGCAGCTGGATATGAGTCTACTTGGTTTTGAGCCCGATGAAGTTGAAATATTCACAAGAGCAATATTTCTACCTAATGGAATGGTACTAATAACAGGACCGACAGGCAGCGGTAAGACGACGACCATTTATTCCGCCCTCGCTACTCTCAATACAACTGACCGAAATATTTCAACAGCGGAAGATCCGGTAGAGTTTCGCATTGATGGTATCAATCAGGTTCAAATGAATGCCGATGTGGAATTAAATTTTGCGTCAGCTTTAAGAAGTTTCCTCAGACAAGATCCTGATATCATAATGGTTGGTGAGATTCGGGATTACGAAACTGCGGACATAGCCTTCAAGGCTGCCCTGACGGGCCATTTGGTTGTAAGCACTCTTCACACCAATGATGCTCCACAAACGGTGAACCGTCTACTCAACATGGGTTTTGAGCCATTTCTTGTAAGCTCGGCCATTAATCTTATTGTAGCGCAAAGGCTCGTGCGGCGTATTTGCCCAAAATGCAAGGTGCCCGAAAAAGTTGAAGACGAGATTTTGTTAGAAATGGGCTTCAAAAAAGAGGAAATTGGTACGTTTGAGCCTATGAAGGGGGTGGGATGCGAAGCCTGCAGTGAAATAGGTTACAAAGGCCGCGTTGCCGTTTACGAAATGCTTGAGTTCAGCGAAGCGTTTAAGTCTGGAATTTTTCAAAACCTCAATCCCAGTCAGTTAAAAACGTTAGCGATGAAATCGGGAATGAGATCTATGCGCCAAAGCGGACTTCTAAAGATCAAAGCTGGGGCGACAACAGTAGAAGAAGTTCTTGAAACGACTGTTCGTGATGAAGTAGTGGACCTAGAGCCCAAAGTGGAGCTGAAAGTCGAACAGGCTGGGTAA
- a CDS encoding lipid-A-disaccharide synthase: MPEAVTPRITEKYLVIAAEASSAKYAEMLIEELRTTSSEAATKKEFFGIGSAEMQKLGFRAIAKSEDMALVGLKEVVKHLPYIRQVFKSIVNECKVDRPKVAILLDYPDFNFRLAKELTKLKIPVIYYISPQIWAWRKSRVELVKKYVTQLAVIFPFEVDFYKKQGVSVHFVGHPILEALPSANERQILHDERSRYGVLPSDNVLALMPGSRGSEIQNHLDVQLKVASRLQAEFSNLKVMLFVAPTQNVTTLKAKIQTSTNIIIVQRDPFEMIPMADVVLCASGTATLMVGLCQKPMVIMYKVSRMTAFVVRRLFDFPKFFGLPNLILDRLVSPELFQEQANESVIYDKLKGLLNNPSEREEQRVELAKLENLLGSKGATRRVASLVATAGGDQV; the protein is encoded by the coding sequence ATGCCGGAGGCGGTTACACCAAGAATTACCGAAAAGTACTTAGTCATTGCGGCCGAGGCCTCAAGCGCCAAGTACGCTGAAATGTTGATAGAAGAATTGCGCACTACAAGTAGCGAAGCCGCAACTAAGAAGGAGTTTTTTGGTATCGGCTCTGCTGAAATGCAAAAGCTGGGATTTAGGGCCATTGCAAAGAGTGAAGATATGGCTCTTGTCGGCTTAAAAGAAGTCGTCAAGCATTTGCCCTACATCCGGCAAGTGTTTAAGTCTATTGTGAATGAGTGCAAAGTCGATAGGCCAAAGGTGGCCATTCTCTTAGACTATCCAGATTTTAACTTTAGATTGGCTAAAGAACTCACAAAGTTGAAGATACCTGTTATCTATTACATTTCTCCTCAGATATGGGCATGGCGCAAATCACGTGTTGAGCTCGTCAAAAAGTATGTTACCCAGCTGGCTGTTATCTTTCCGTTTGAGGTTGATTTCTATAAAAAGCAAGGCGTTAGCGTGCATTTTGTAGGCCATCCAATCTTAGAAGCTTTGCCCTCAGCAAATGAGCGACAGATCCTTCATGATGAACGAAGTCGGTATGGGGTTCTACCATCAGATAATGTGTTGGCTCTTATGCCAGGAAGTCGCGGTAGTGAAATTCAAAACCACTTAGATGTTCAACTCAAAGTGGCGTCTCGTCTGCAAGCAGAGTTTTCGAATCTTAAAGTCATGCTTTTTGTGGCTCCAACTCAAAATGTCACTACCTTGAAGGCAAAAATCCAAACATCGACGAACATCATCATCGTTCAGCGAGATCCGTTTGAGATGATACCAATGGCCGACGTTGTGTTATGTGCATCCGGTACGGCCACCCTCATGGTGGGGCTATGTCAAAAACCAATGGTTATAATGTACAAGGTTTCACGAATGACAGCCTTTGTAGTGAGACGACTTTTTGATTTCCCGAAGTTTTTTGGACTTCCAAATCTCATACTTGATAGATTAGTTAGTCCTGAGTTGTTTCAAGAACAAGCAAATGAGTCTGTTATTTACGACAAGCTTAAGGGACTACTAAATAATCCGTCAGAGCGAGAAGAGCAGCGAGTAGAACTCGCAAAACTTGAAAACCTCTTAGGATCTAAGGGTGCCACCAGACGCGTAGCTAGCCTGGTAGCGACGGCCGGTGGAGATCAAGTGTGA
- a CDS encoding sigma-54-dependent Fis family transcriptional regulator has translation MNKIQVLIVDDEPELRESIKLALEREDFGLPVVTAEADNGAKALQMFSQTKWDLILLDVRMPEMDGLTTLKKIKEIDPSTFVVLITAHGNVQDAIDAIKEGAYDYVEKPIQAEKLSEIVRKALDAREMVSKIAMSNPIFDDDIESDMVGGSTQMRQIFDLVSRLTKVETTVLIRGENGTGKELVARAIHFNSPRKAGPFVAINCGAIPVNLMESELFGHERGAFTGATERKIGKFQLANQGTLFLDEIGELPPEMQVKLLRVLQDKTFMPVGSNREVRTGSRVIAATNRNLERMIVDGSFREDLFYRLNVMPIFIPPLRERLDDIESLVSRFIEKFNLQHKRKMTGVSDESLKAIKHYGWPGNIRELENVIEHAFIVENSSTISLASLPQQIQAAAKTTAPAPGVHVESALDFEEFKEKAEREFILAALKANNGRINQTVAQANIPKNTLLRKMRKYGIIAKEFFVNE, from the coding sequence ATGAACAAAATACAAGTATTAATAGTCGATGATGAACCGGAACTTCGAGAGTCAATAAAGCTGGCGCTAGAGCGGGAAGATTTTGGGTTGCCCGTGGTTACGGCAGAAGCTGACAATGGCGCAAAGGCACTTCAGATGTTCTCTCAAACTAAATGGGATCTCATCCTTCTTGACGTCCGAATGCCCGAGATGGACGGACTTACAACCCTTAAAAAGATCAAAGAGATAGACCCTTCCACTTTTGTTGTGTTGATCACGGCTCACGGGAACGTGCAAGACGCCATCGATGCTATAAAAGAAGGTGCCTATGATTACGTCGAAAAACCCATTCAGGCTGAAAAGCTTTCTGAGATTGTAAGAAAAGCCTTAGATGCCAGAGAGATGGTTTCAAAGATTGCCATGTCGAACCCCATTTTTGACGACGACATTGAAAGTGACATGGTAGGCGGGTCTACCCAAATGAGGCAAATCTTTGATTTGGTAAGTAGGCTTACCAAAGTAGAGACAACTGTTCTCATACGCGGAGAAAACGGTACCGGAAAAGAGCTCGTCGCTAGGGCCATTCATTTTAACTCGCCCAGGAAAGCCGGCCCCTTTGTAGCCATCAATTGCGGAGCCATTCCAGTCAACTTAATGGAGAGCGAACTGTTCGGACATGAAAGAGGTGCTTTTACAGGTGCGACAGAGAGAAAAATTGGCAAATTCCAACTGGCTAATCAAGGGACACTTTTTTTAGATGAGATTGGTGAGTTACCTCCTGAGATGCAGGTGAAACTACTGAGAGTACTTCAAGACAAAACTTTTATGCCGGTGGGTAGCAACCGAGAAGTGCGCACCGGATCTCGGGTGATAGCCGCAACAAATCGAAATCTAGAGAGAATGATCGTCGATGGTTCGTTTCGCGAAGATTTGTTCTACCGGCTCAACGTCATGCCAATTTTTATTCCGCCTCTACGTGAAAGGCTCGATGACATTGAGTCTTTGGTGAGTCGCTTTATTGAAAAATTTAATTTGCAGCACAAGCGAAAAATGACTGGTGTTTCTGATGAGTCGTTAAAGGCGATTAAACATTATGGGTGGCCAGGCAACATTCGTGAGCTCGAAAATGTTATTGAACACGCTTTTATTGTTGAGAACTCCTCTACCATTTCTTTGGCCAGCTTGCCCCAGCAAATTCAGGCGGCTGCAAAAACGACTGCGCCTGCGCCGGGTGTGCATGTAGAGAGTGCCTTAGACTTCGAAGAGTTTAAAGAGAAGGCCGAGCGAGAATTTATTTTGGCTGCTCTAAAGGCTAACAACGGCAGAATTAACCAAACAGTGGCCCAGGCCAACATACCTAAGAACACTCTTCTTAGAAAAATGCGCAAGTACGGCATTATTGCAAAAGAGTTTTTCGTGAACGAATGA
- a CDS encoding acyl-ACP--UDP-N-acetylglucosamine O-acyltransferase: MSEVSIHPSSVISSEAIIEKGVSIGPFCTLRGRVRIGANTHLHSNVSIGIESGIVEIGEGNQIYPGCVLGGAPQDKKYKGEPTRLHIGNNNHIREHVTISLATATAKGTTKIGNNNMVMAYCHFGHDCEIGDDNVFANASQLAGHVQIGNQVNVGGVCAFNQFVRVGDYAFLGGYSSVNKDILPYAIAQGNYAVMRATNKIGMERGGMNAADIDGLHKAIRIIIKGSSTLSEGLQRIHDECTPSPAIEYLIRFIKESKRGLAI, translated from the coding sequence TTGAGCGAAGTGAGTATTCATCCATCGAGTGTTATCTCCTCAGAAGCCATCATCGAAAAAGGCGTCTCCATCGGTCCGTTTTGTACCCTGAGGGGCCGAGTGCGTATTGGCGCGAACACGCATCTACATAGCAATGTGAGTATTGGCATAGAGTCAGGAATCGTGGAAATTGGTGAAGGTAATCAGATCTACCCAGGTTGCGTGCTGGGCGGTGCACCTCAGGACAAGAAGTACAAAGGCGAACCCACACGCCTTCATATTGGAAACAACAATCATATTCGCGAACATGTGACAATTTCTTTAGCCACTGCGACTGCAAAAGGTACTACCAAAATTGGGAACAACAACATGGTTATGGCCTATTGCCACTTTGGTCACGATTGCGAGATTGGCGATGACAACGTTTTTGCGAATGCGAGTCAGCTTGCTGGGCACGTGCAAATTGGGAATCAGGTAAACGTCGGTGGAGTTTGTGCATTCAATCAGTTTGTTAGAGTTGGCGACTATGCTTTCTTAGGTGGGTACAGTTCTGTCAATAAGGACATACTTCCTTACGCCATAGCTCAAGGAAACTACGCTGTTATGCGGGCGACGAACAAGATTGGTATGGAGCGCGGCGGGATGAATGCAGCCGATATCGATGGATTGCATAAAGCTATAAGAATTATTATCAAAGGTTCTTCCACGTTGAGCGAGGGCCTTCAGCGAATACACGATGAGTGCACTCCGAGTCCTGCCATTGAGTACTTGATTCGTTTTATCAAAGAGTCAAAAAGAGGACTTGCTATTTAG
- the lpxK gene encoding tetraacyldisaccharide 4'-kinase, producing MSKALSGRHLAEFLTVVIGWPLYLLTYSLVAARNLLYNKNKLKTVRAPAPVVSVGNITFGGTGKTPLIVWLLERLTKRGLRVGYVSRGYSRSVKQDIYLAPGDLISLEQVGDEALEIHSRVPSVYMAIGDSKSDIVSGWSAAKSLDLILVDDGFQHRRLQRDIDIVLLDLSVPWSDYWLFPLGRSREPISSLNRAKYVIATKAETAHPDTAYQLESRGIINEKTPRAEYQVLFAEEQSSIMNKKVLLVSGIGNPTQFEQSVKNAQIKVVYHKIFKDHYRYGVDSGSEIKRLLRLHGADMAITTEKDWAKLKDFCSEDLPISVARVQLAFVPPNFAETLINDVCSLIEQNPVSR from the coding sequence GTGAGCAAGGCTCTCAGTGGTCGACACTTGGCTGAATTCTTGACTGTCGTTATTGGGTGGCCTTTGTATCTTCTTACCTACTCATTAGTTGCCGCAAGAAACCTTCTTTATAATAAAAATAAATTAAAAACTGTGAGGGCGCCGGCGCCTGTCGTAAGTGTGGGTAATATCACCTTTGGGGGAACAGGTAAAACTCCGCTGATTGTGTGGCTGCTTGAGCGTTTGACAAAGAGAGGCCTACGCGTTGGCTATGTGAGTAGAGGCTATTCCAGAAGTGTTAAGCAAGACATATACCTGGCTCCGGGTGATCTGATCTCTCTTGAGCAAGTTGGCGATGAGGCACTTGAGATTCATAGTAGAGTACCAAGCGTGTATATGGCGATTGGTGATTCAAAATCTGATATTGTGTCTGGCTGGTCAGCGGCAAAGAGCCTAGACCTCATTCTAGTGGATGACGGATTTCAACATCGACGACTTCAGCGCGATATCGATATTGTACTCTTGGATTTGTCGGTGCCTTGGTCTGACTACTGGTTGTTTCCGCTAGGGAGATCACGAGAACCAATAAGTTCCTTAAATAGGGCGAAATATGTAATAGCAACAAAGGCGGAAACTGCTCATCCTGACACCGCCTATCAGTTGGAGAGTCGCGGTATCATAAATGAAAAGACTCCTAGGGCCGAGTATCAAGTCCTGTTTGCTGAAGAGCAAAGTTCGATCATGAACAAAAAAGTTTTGTTGGTTTCTGGTATAGGTAATCCTACGCAGTTCGAGCAATCGGTGAAAAACGCCCAGATCAAAGTTGTGTATCATAAGATCTTCAAGGATCATTATCGATATGGTGTAGATTCTGGCAGTGAAATCAAGCGGCTCCTGCGGCTACATGGGGCTGATATGGCTATCACGACAGAGAAAGACTGGGCGAAACTGAAGGATTTTTGCAGCGAGGATTTGCCAATTTCAGTTGCCAGAGTGCAATTAGCGTTTGTGCCCCCTAATTTTGCAGAGACTCTCATCAACGATGTTTGCAGTCTGATTGAACAAAATCCGGTATCCCGGTGA
- a CDS encoding lipid A biosynthesis lauroyl acyltransferase, giving the protein MNRILTKFLLGSVITLGALLILLPRKVTLLIGNFLGVLWFDVLRIRRNLAIDHVLLAFPKLTRGEAVKIARRSLYNVGNTIVEIVMMAALKERHFEDFFEMEDLSVLGNQLAKGRGALVLTLHLGNGDLGCAALSLSKFPVSLISKRFKSEVLNKIWFQIRNRLGTEFLREEKSQFEILRHLKRNRAVIFVLDQFMGPPVGVAVKFFGVPTGTAAGLAVFAKKLGQPVIPMYTYRNEQTGKLHIVADEPIETIATESIESLTQKYTDWTEKAIRKHPGQWMWIHRRWKRFA; this is encoded by the coding sequence TTGAACAGAATTCTAACTAAGTTTTTACTTGGGAGCGTGATTACCCTCGGTGCGTTGTTGATTTTGTTACCTCGAAAAGTGACTTTGCTTATCGGAAACTTTCTAGGTGTGCTTTGGTTCGATGTTTTGAGAATACGAAGAAATTTAGCCATCGATCATGTGCTCCTGGCGTTTCCAAAGTTAACTCGAGGAGAGGCCGTTAAGATCGCGAGGCGTTCGCTTTACAATGTTGGCAACACAATAGTTGAAATTGTCATGATGGCCGCGTTAAAAGAGCGTCATTTCGAAGATTTTTTTGAAATGGAAGATTTGTCAGTCCTCGGCAATCAACTTGCAAAAGGTAGAGGTGCTCTGGTTCTGACACTTCACCTCGGTAACGGCGATCTTGGTTGTGCCGCCCTTTCTTTGAGTAAGTTCCCCGTTTCGCTTATCTCAAAGCGGTTCAAATCAGAGGTACTCAATAAAATTTGGTTTCAAATTCGTAACAGGCTTGGGACGGAATTTTTACGAGAAGAAAAAAGTCAGTTCGAGATACTGAGGCATTTAAAAAGAAACCGCGCCGTTATTTTTGTTCTAGACCAGTTTATGGGGCCGCCAGTGGGAGTTGCCGTCAAATTTTTTGGTGTTCCCACCGGGACTGCCGCGGGTCTTGCGGTTTTTGCAAAGAAACTAGGGCAACCGGTTATACCAATGTACACTTACAGGAATGAGCAAACAGGAAAACTGCACATTGTAGCAGATGAGCCTATCGAAACTATTGCTACGGAAAGCATAGAATCATTGACCCAAAAGTATACCGATTGGACTGAGAAGGCCATAAGGAAGCATCCTGGACAATGGATGTGGATTCACCGAAGATGGAAGAGATTTGCGTGA
- a CDS encoding type IV pili twitching motility protein PilT, producing MLSLRQLLKAVIDQGATDLHISAGAAPALRINGRLVKIKYRELEPNETKEICYSILSDHQKHKFEELKELDFAFGLKNSSRFRANYFYSNKAVAAAFRRIPFQVPTTEELKLPRVISDLVKHSNGLILVTGPTGSGKSTTLASLIDRINATYHGHILTIEDPVEYRHQHKNCIVNQRELGVDTLSYAAALRGALREDPDYCLIGELRDAEVLEEALKLAETGHLCFATLHTNSALQTVSRVVSMYPVSQQDRVRGVLSLVLQGVVSQQLLPGKDGGLCLALEVLTLTPAIRHLIRENKLHQIYSHMQTGQSKTGMITMNQSLLELVMRRKIEIKTAFEATQDIEELNQMLKKVGL from the coding sequence ATGTTGAGCCTTCGCCAGTTGTTAAAAGCGGTTATTGATCAAGGTGCCACAGATTTACACATATCAGCTGGGGCTGCACCGGCGCTTCGGATCAATGGGCGATTGGTAAAAATCAAATACCGAGAGCTCGAGCCCAATGAAACTAAAGAGATCTGTTACTCAATACTGTCAGATCATCAAAAGCACAAGTTTGAGGAGCTTAAAGAATTGGACTTTGCATTTGGCCTAAAAAATAGCTCTCGTTTTCGAGCAAACTATTTTTATTCTAACAAAGCGGTGGCTGCGGCGTTTAGGCGAATCCCATTTCAAGTACCCACGACCGAAGAACTTAAACTGCCGCGAGTGATATCTGATTTAGTTAAACACTCGAATGGACTTATACTCGTAACAGGACCCACCGGAAGTGGCAAATCCACAACATTGGCATCTCTTATTGATAGGATAAATGCCACTTACCATGGTCACATTCTTACAATTGAGGATCCCGTAGAGTACAGACACCAACACAAAAACTGCATCGTTAACCAGCGAGAGTTAGGAGTTGATACCCTCTCTTATGCTGCGGCTCTTCGAGGTGCACTCAGGGAAGATCCAGATTATTGTCTTATCGGAGAGCTTAGAGACGCGGAAGTTTTAGAAGAAGCTCTTAAGCTTGCCGAAACCGGGCATTTGTGTTTTGCAACTCTCCACACCAACTCAGCACTTCAAACTGTCAGTCGTGTCGTTTCTATGTACCCTGTATCTCAACAAGATCGTGTTCGAGGGGTACTTAGTCTTGTCCTTCAAGGCGTAGTGAGCCAACAACTGCTGCCTGGCAAGGACGGCGGATTGTGCTTGGCACTAGAGGTTTTGACGCTAACTCCTGCTATCAGGCATCTCATTCGCGAAAACAAACTTCACCAAATTTATAGCCATATGCAAACGGGCCAAAGTAAAACGGGTATGATCACAATGAATCAGTCGCTTCTAGAGCTGGTCATGAGACGTAAAATCGAGATCAAAACTGCCTTCGAAGCAACGCAAGATATAGAAGAACTTAACCAAATGTTAAAGAAAGTTGGACTCTAA